In Belonocnema kinseyi isolate 2016_QV_RU_SX_M_011 chromosome 4, B_treatae_v1, whole genome shotgun sequence, a single window of DNA contains:
- the LOC117171305 gene encoding carboxypeptidase N subunit 2-like, whose protein sequence is MAFLQFVFLLFILVSTDEYAAAQVVDIGGVWEIKCPQGCSCQIQKFADLPLHQWLDPKSQNQAFEGQHEQELDSIYANELIKVATCVVSENPEELLATLPSDIQVFTILESGNGETDILLRSSDLQRFQDLISLEIQGMERENSTKKGINLDKRGGIILSADSLLPLGMTLLYLNLERVTLTSLSLTNKNQANLVVKPAIPPEESSTTGLVPKNGSSLAGHRLIFLSQQVGESNDDKEILPYDVYKQEVEGRTETGGLFTGLSALTHLRVYNCALQDISWHMFDGLDNLIYLSLEKNDLKVIPEFCFYGTPNLKKLSLAENQLLTLNSVDLAGLLLLEQLDLSGNNLTFLSELSFPPFPTLQVADFQKNPIDSIFPSTFEIMNRTLKLYIGGEGAKLKLQKNSLLGLRELEVLHLFNLEISSLERFILQGMPALQELKMRGNITNVEFDAFIDLIKLTDLDLSHCHIRQISMDAFYGLENVNRIDLSYNDLEYVPPGLFSLEEQKNLREIILSKNRLTSLPNDFFKGLRILNKQPQIQNLRLDGNPWDCSCAMTNWNPHLVNKTRETTPRCFTPKSVQNWGVFHALRKGGLQCKRFKRKNSRKSSKLPDYEENNIS, encoded by the exons aTGGCTTTTCTACaatttgtatttcttctttttattctgGTGTCTACC GACGAGTATGCAGCAGCACAAGTAGTTGATATCGGTGGCGTGTGGGAAATAAAATGTCCACAGGGCTGCTCCTGCCAGATTCAAAAATTCGCTGATTTGCCGCTTCACCAATGGCTCGATCCAAAATCGCAGAATCAG GCTTTCGAGGGTCAACACGAGCAGGAACTCGATTCTATCTACGCCAATGAACTTATCAAAGTCGCCACTTGTGTCGTATCAGAAAATCCGGAAGAACTTCTGGCCACACTTCCTTCTGATATACag GTTTTCACAATTTTGGAATCAGGAAATGGCGAAACGGACATTCTTCTTCGATCCTCCGATCTGCAACGATTTCAGGATTTAATATCTCTCGAGATTCAAGGAATGGAACGGGAAAATTCGACGAAAAAAGGGATAAATCTTGATAAAAGGGGCGGAATCATTTTATCAGCAGACAGTCTACTTCCTCTTGGAATGACCCTCTTATACCTAAATCTCGAACGCGTGACATTAACAAGTCTCAGTCTGACAAATAAAAATCAGGCAAATCTAGTCGTAAAGCCTGCAATTCCACCTGAAGAATCTTCCACAACTGGATTGGTACCGAAAAACGGTTCCAGTCTTGCCGGACACAGGCTCATTTTTTTGAGTCAACAAGTGGGCGAGAGCAATGACGACAAAGAAATTTTGCCCTACGATGTTTATAAACAAGAAGTCGAAGGCCGGACAGAAACTGGTGGACTTTTTACAGGATTGAGTGCCCTGACTCACTTGAGAGTGTACAATTGTGCCCTCCAGGACATTTCCTGGCACATGTTTGATGGATTGGACAACCTAATTTATCTctccttggaaaaaaatgatcTGAAAGTCATTCCCGAATTCTGTTTTTACGGGACGCCCAATTTGAAGAAACTATCTTTGGCTGAAAATCAATTATTGACACTCAATAGTGTCGATCTTGCTGGACTTCTTTTGCTGGAACAACTCGATTTGAGTGGAAACAATCTGACTTTCTTGTCGGAACTTTCCTTCCCTCCATTCCCGACACTGCAAGTCgccgattttcagaaaaatcctaTCGATTCGATTTTTCCGAg CACCTTCGAAATAATGAACCGGACCCTGAAACTTTATATTGGCGGCGAGGGAGCAAAACTGAAACTCCAGAAGAATTCTCTCCTCGGTTTGCGAGAGCTGGAAGTTCTTCATCTTTTCAATCTCGAAATATCGAGCCTTGAACGCTTCATTCTCCAGGGAATGCCGGCCCTCCAGGAGCTAAAAATGCGGGGAAATATCACGAATGTGGAATTTGATGCCTTTATTGACCTGATCAAACTGACTGATTTAGATCTCAGTCATTGCCACATTCGGCAAATATCGATGGATGCTTTTTACGGTTTGGAGAACGTAAACCGGATCGATTTGTCATACAATGATCTGGAATACGTTCCGCCTGGTCTGTTCAGTCTCGAGGAGCAAAAGAATCTCCGCGAAATCATTCTGAGTAAAAACAGACTGACCTCTTtaccaaatgattttttcaaaggcCTGCGAATTCTAAATAAACAGCCGCAGATTCAGAATTTGAGATTGGACGGAAATCCGTGGGACTGTTCTTGCGCAATGACCAATTGGAATCCGCATTTG GTGAATAAGACTCGAGAAACGACTCCGAGATGTTTTACACCAAAGTCGGTGCAAAATTGGGGAGTTTTTCATGCACTGCGTAAAGGAGGACTGCAGTGTAAAAGATTCAAGAGGAAAAATTCCCGCAAGTCTAGCAAACTGCCGGATTACGAGGAGAATAATATTAGTTAA